The following proteins are co-located in the Camelina sativa cultivar DH55 chromosome 12, Cs, whole genome shotgun sequence genome:
- the LOC104729607 gene encoding NEP1-interacting protein 1-like isoform X2 — MASSSRFESGFCPISSCPSIGNLIDQIKEACRFLASAVLGTVLSAILTFFFALVGTLLGALTGALIGQETESGFIRGAAVGAISGAVFSIEVFESSLVLWKSNESRFGCLLYLIDVIASLISGRLVRERIGPAMLSAVQSQMGAVDTTFEELSSIFDTGGSKGLAGDLINKIPKIKITRTNYLDACGNKDSCSVCLQDFQLGETVRSLPHCHHMFHLPCIDKWLLRHGSCPMCRRDL, encoded by the exons atggcatCTTCTTCTAGATTCGAATCTGGATTTTGTCCTATCTCTTCGTGTCCCTCTATTGGGAATCTCATCGATCAGATTAAAGAAGCATGTCGTTTCCTCGCTTCCGCTGTTCTAGGGACAGTTCTTTCGGCGATCTTGACCTTCTTCTTCGCTCTAG TGGGTACATTGCTTGGAGCACTCACTGGAGCTTTGATAGGCCAAGAAACAGAGAGTGGTTTCATCCGAGGAGCAGCGGTTGGAGCCATTTCAGGAGCTGTTTTCTCCATCGAAGTCTTCGAATCATCTCTTGTTCTTTGGAAATCTAATGAGTCACGTTTTGGATGCCTCCTTTACTTG attGATGTCATTGCTAGTCTTATAAGTGGTAGACTTGTGCGAGAACGCATTGGTCCAGCAATGCTAAGCGCGGTTCAAAGTCAG ATGGGAGCTGTGGATACGACATTCGAAGAGCTCTCGAGTATCTTTGATACCGGTGGCTCAAAAGGATTAGCAGGAGATTTGATTAATAAGATACCTAAGATCAAAATCACTCGCACAAACTATTTGGATGCTTGTGGAAACAAAGACTCGTGTTCTGTTTGTCTCCAG GATTTTCAACTTGGTGAAACCGTAAGAAGCCTGCCACATTGTCATCACATGTTTCATTTGCCTTGCATAGACAAATGGCTACTGAGGCACGGATCTTGTCCAATGTGTAGACGTGATCTGTAA
- the LOC104729607 gene encoding NEP1-interacting protein 1-like isoform X1 produces the protein MASSSRFESGFCPISSCPSIGNLIDQIKEACRFLASAVLGTVLSAILTFFFALVGTLLGALTGALIGQETESGFIRGAAVGAISGAVFSIEVFESSLVLWKSNESRFGCLLYLIDVIASLISGRLVRERIGPAMLSAVQSQVQLISNVYLVGYIEISLFLDPIHLSLLADQMGAVDTTFEELSSIFDTGGSKGLAGDLINKIPKIKITRTNYLDACGNKDSCSVCLQDFQLGETVRSLPHCHHMFHLPCIDKWLLRHGSCPMCRRDL, from the exons atggcatCTTCTTCTAGATTCGAATCTGGATTTTGTCCTATCTCTTCGTGTCCCTCTATTGGGAATCTCATCGATCAGATTAAAGAAGCATGTCGTTTCCTCGCTTCCGCTGTTCTAGGGACAGTTCTTTCGGCGATCTTGACCTTCTTCTTCGCTCTAG TGGGTACATTGCTTGGAGCACTCACTGGAGCTTTGATAGGCCAAGAAACAGAGAGTGGTTTCATCCGAGGAGCAGCGGTTGGAGCCATTTCAGGAGCTGTTTTCTCCATCGAAGTCTTCGAATCATCTCTTGTTCTTTGGAAATCTAATGAGTCACGTTTTGGATGCCTCCTTTACTTG attGATGTCATTGCTAGTCTTATAAGTGGTAGACTTGTGCGAGAACGCATTGGTCCAGCAATGCTAAGCGCGGTTCAAAGTCAGGTACAGTTGATCAGCAATGTATATTTAGTTGGTTACATTgagatctctctgtttcttgatcctattcatctctctcttcttgctGATCAGATGGGAGCTGTGGATACGACATTCGAAGAGCTCTCGAGTATCTTTGATACCGGTGGCTCAAAAGGATTAGCAGGAGATTTGATTAATAAGATACCTAAGATCAAAATCACTCGCACAAACTATTTGGATGCTTGTGGAAACAAAGACTCGTGTTCTGTTTGTCTCCAG GATTTTCAACTTGGTGAAACCGTAAGAAGCCTGCCACATTGTCATCACATGTTTCATTTGCCTTGCATAGACAAATGGCTACTGAGGCACGGATCTTGTCCAATGTGTAGACGTGATCTGTAA
- the LOC104729608 gene encoding aconitate hydratase 1, whose translation MASENPFRSILKALEKPDGGEFGNYYSLPALNDPRIDKLPYSIRILLESAIRNCDEFQVKSYDVEKILDWENTSPKQVEIPFKPARVLLQDFTGVPAVVDLACMRDAMNSLGGDSNKINPLVPVDLVIDHSVQVDVARSENAVQANMELEFQRNKERFAFLKWGSNAFDNMLVVPPGSGIVHQVNLEYLARVVFNTNGLLYPDSVVGTDSHTTMIDGLGVAGWGVGGIEAEATMLGQPMSMVLPGVVGFKLTGKLRDGMTATDLVLTVTQMLRKHGVVGKFVEFHGEGMRELSLADRATIANMSPEYGATMGFFPVDHVTLQYLKLTGRSDDTVSMIEAYLRANKMFVDYSEPESKTVYSSSLELNLEDVEPCVSGPKRPHDRVPLREMKADWHSCLDNRVGFKGFAVPKEAQSKVVEFDFNGTPAHLRHGDVVIAAITSCTNTSNPSVMLGAALVAKKACDLGLEVKPWIKTSLAPGSGVVTKYLAKSGLQKYLNQLGFSIVGYGCTTCIGNSGDIHEAVASAIVDNDLVASAVLSGNRNFEGRVHPLTRANYLASPPLVVAYALAGTVNIDFETEPIGTGKDGKQIFFRDIWPSNKEVAEVVQSSVLPDMFKATYEAITKGNSMWNQLSVASGTLYEWDPKSTYIHEPPYFKGMTMSPPGPHGVKDAHCLLNFGDSITTDHISPAGSIHKDSPAAKYLMERGVDRRDFNSYGSRRGNDEIMARGTFANIRIVNKHLKGEVGPKTVHIPSGEKLSVFDAAMKYRNEGRDTVILAGAEYGSGSSRDWAAKGPMLLGVKAVISKSFERIHRSNLVGMGIIPLCFKTGEDAETLGLTGQELYTIELPNKVSEIKPGQDVTVITNNGKSFTCTLRFDTEVELAYFDHGGILQYVIRNLIKQ comes from the exons ATGG CTTCCGAGAATCCTTTCCGGAGTATACTGAAGGCGTTAGAGAAGCCTGATGGTGGCGAATTCGGGAACTACTACAGCTTGCCTGCTTTGAACGATCCCAGGATCG ATAAACTACCTTATTCCATTAGGATACTTCTTGAATCGGCTATACGTAACTGTGATGAGTTTCAAGTTAAGAGTTACGATGTTGAGAAGATTCTTGATTGGGAGAATACTTCTCCCAAACAGGTTGAGATTCCTTTCAAACCTGCTCGCGTCCTTCTTCAGGACTTTACTGGTGTCCCTGCAGTTGTTGATCTTGCTTGCATGAGAGATGCCATGAATAGTCTCGGTGGGGATTCTAATAAGATTAATCCGCTG GTCCCTGTAGATCTTGTCATTGATCACTCGGTTCAGGTGGATGTGGCGAGATCAGAGAACGCAGTGCAAGCAAATATGGAGCTTGAGTTCCAGCGTAACAAAGAAAGATTTGCTTTTCTTAAGTGGGGTTCCAATGCCTTTGACAACATGCTTGTCGTGCCTCCTGGATCTGGAATTGTTCATCAA GTCAACTTAGAATACCTTGCCAGAGTTGTTTTCAACACAAATGGACTTCTTTATCCTGACAGTGTTGTTGGAACAGACTCTCACACCACCATGATTGATGGACTGGGTGTTGCTGGATGGGGAGTTGGCGGTATAGAAGCTGAAGCTACCATGCTTGGTCAG CCAATGAGCATGGTCCTGCCTGGTGTTGTGGGTTTCAAGCTAACGGGAAAACTAAGAGATGGAATGACTGCTACTGATTTGGTCTTAACAGTGACTCAGATGCTAAGGAAACATGGAGTAGTTGGAAAGTTTGTTGAATTCCACG GGGAAGGGATGAGAGAGTTGTCTTTAGCTGATCGTGCTACAATTGCCAATATGTCTCCTGAGTACGGTGCAACCATGGGATTCTTCCCCGTCGATCATGTCACTTTGCAGTATCTCAAGTTGACAGGCAGGAGCGATGACACT GTTTCTATGATTGAGGCGTATTTACGAGCAAACAAGATGTTCGTGGACTACAGTGAG CCGGAGAGTAAGACAGTGTACTCCTCAAGTCTGGAATTGAATCTCGAGGATGTGGAACCTTGTGTTTCTGGTCCCAAGAG GCCGCACGATCGTGTTCCTTTGAGGGAAATGAAAGCAGACTGGCATTCTTGCCTAGATAATAGAGTAGGATTCAAG GGTTTTGCTGTACCAAAAGAAGCACAGAGTAAGGTTGTAGAGTTCGATTTTAACGGGACCCCAGCACATCTTAGACATGGAGATGTTGTTATAGCAGCAATCACCAGTTGCACAAATACCTCAAACCCTAGTGTAATGCTTGGCGCTGCCTTGGTTGCAAAAAAGGCCTGCGACCTAGGACTGGAG GTTAAGCCATGGATTAAAACTAGTCTTGCTCCTGGCTCTGGAGTTGTGACAAAGTACTTGGCAAAGAG TGGCTTGCAGAAGTACTTGAATCAGCTCGGCTTCAGTATAGTTGGTTATGGGTGCACCACATGCATTGGAAATTCGGGAGATATCCATGAAGCTGTGGCTTCAGCAATTGTTGATAATG ACTTGGTGGCATCCGCTGTGTTGTCCGGGAACAGAAACTTTGAGGGACGTGTTCACCCGTTAACAAGGGCTAATTATCTAGCTTCCCCACCACTTGTTGTAGCCTATGCACTGGCTGGCACT GTTAACATTGATTTTGAGACAGAGCCCATTGGAACTGGGAAAGATGGCAAACAGATATTTTTCAGGGACATCTGGCCCTCTAACAAAGAAGTGGCTGAG GTTGTTCAATCTAGCGTCCTTCCTGATATGTTCAAAGCTACATATGAAGCAATCACCAAAGGGAATTCCATGTGGAATCAGTTATCTGTCGCGTCAGGCACTCTCTACGAGTGGGACCCGAAATCAACTTACATTCACGAGCCACCTTATTTCAAGGGCATGACCATGTCTCCACCTGGTCCACATGGTGTGAAAGATGCTCACTGTTTACTCAATTTCGGAGACAGTATCACCACTGATCACATCTCACCAGCTGGTAGCATCCACAAGGACAGTCCCGCGGCTAAGTACTTGATGGAACGAGGTGTGGATAGAAGAGACTTCAACTCTTACGGGAGTCGGCGTGGTAACGATGAGATTATGGCGAGGGGCACTTTCGCCAATATCCGTATTGTGAACAAGCACTTGAAAGGAGAAGTTGGCCCCAAGACAGTTCACATTCCCAGTGGAGAGAAGCTTTCTGTCTTCGATGCTGCCATG AAATACAGGAATGAGGGACGCGACACAGTCATTTTGGCTGGTGCTGAATATGGAAGTGGAAGTTCTCGTGATTGGGCTGCTAAGGGTCCGATGCTTCTG GGCGTGAAAGCCGTGATCTCAAAGAGTTTTGAGCGAATTCACCGAAGCAATCTTGTGGGAATGGGAATCATACCTTTGTGCTTCAAGACAGGAGAAGATGCCGAGACTCTAGGCCTTACGGGTCAGGAGCTTTACACCATTGAACTCCCAAACAAAGTTAGTGAGATCAAACCAGGACAAGATGTAACGGTCATCACAAACAATGGAAAATCTTTCACATGTACACTCCGATTCGACACAGAG GTGGAGCTGGCTTATTTTGATCACGGAGGGATATTGCAATACGTAATCAGGAATCTGATCAAgcaataa
- the LOC104733124 gene encoding probable prolyl 4-hydroxylase 11 produces MDYLDRLKTALFFQFCKKNEECEHLISLAKPSMAKSKVHDKITGLGKESSARTSSGTFLRREQDNIVKKIEERISEFTFIPVENGEPLQVIHYGVGQKFEPHFDGFQRIATVLMYLSDVEEGGETVFPAAKGNISKKGLSVRPKKGDALLFWSMRPDGSQDPSSQHGKREREDTLPFSELLINRSINTPFGLIS; encoded by the exons ATGGATTACTTGGATCGTCTCAAGACT GCTCTCTTCTTtcaattttgtaagaaaaatgaagaatgtGAGCACTTGATTAGCCTTGCGAAACCTAGTATGGCGAAGTCAAAAGTGCACGACAAGATAACTGGACTCGGTAAAGAAAGCAG CGCACGGACGAGTTCAGGAACTTTTCTTAGAAGAGAACAAGACAACATCGTGAAAAAGATTGAGGAAAGGATTTCAGAATTCACCTTCATTCCTGTAG AAAATGGAGAACCGCTTCAAGTTATCCATTATGGAGTTGGGCAAAAATTTGAGCCTCACTTTGACGGATTCCAAAGAATTGCTACTGTTCTTATGTACCT CTCGGATGTTGAAGAAGGCGGCGAAACAGTTTTCCCTGCAGCCAAAGGAAACATTAGTAAAAAAGGACTCTCTGTTAGACCAAAGAAGGGAGACGCTTTACTCTTCTGGAGCATGAGGCCTGACGGGTCTCAAGACCCTTCGAGCCAACAtggtaagagagaaagagaagatacATTGCCTTTCTCTGAACTTCTTATAAATCGTAGTATAAATACCCCTTTTGGCTTAATTAGTTAA
- the LOC104733125 gene encoding probable prolyl 4-hydroxylase 11 — MSKSTSQSTELYLRHRLKGLKIHETSDLLQHVKTFEELVGDNLVSVDLKIEDKNKDMILLCSLPPLLTALTCNQNNVTTSLRFPHERWIEIISKEPRAFVYHNFLKNEECEHLISLAKPSMAKSKVHDKITGLGKESSARTSSGTFLRREQDNIVKKIEERISEFTFIPVENGEPLQVIHYGVGQKFEPHFDGFQRIATVLMYLSDVEEGGETVFPAAKGNISKKGLSVRPKKGDALLFWSMRPDGSQDPSSQHGGSPVIKGNKWASTKWFRFHEFKNNIFSF, encoded by the exons ATGTCTAAGTCGACGTCCCAGTCTACCGAACTGTATCTGAGGCATAGGTTGAAAGGGCTGAAGATACATGAAACGTCAGATCTACTGCAGCACGTCAAGACGTTCGAAGAATTAGTCGGTGATAATCTAGTGTCTGTGGATTTGAAGATTGAGGACAAAAATAAGGACATGATCTTGTTGTGTTCTTTGCCCCCCTTGTTGACTGCACTTACGTGTAACCAAAACAACGTTACGACTTCGCTGCGATTTCCTCATGAGCGTTGGATCGAAATCATCTCGAAGGAGCCTAGAGCTTTCGTTTACCacaattttttg aaaaatgaagaatgtGAGCACTTGATTAGCCTTGCGAAACCTAGTATGGCGAAGTCAAAAGTGCACGACAAGATAACTGGACTCGGTAAAGAAAGCAG CGCACGGACGAGTTCAGGAACTTTTCTTAGAAGAGAACAAGACAACATCGTGAAAAAGATTGAGGAAAGGATTTCAGAATTCACCTTCATTCCTGTAG AAAATGGAGAACCGCTTCAAGTTATCCATTATGGAGTTGGGCAAAAATTTGAGCCTCACTTTGACGGATTCCAAAGAATTGCTACTGTTCTTATGTACCT CTCGGATGTTGAAGAAGGCGGCGAAACAGTTTTCCCTGCAGCCAAAGGAAACATTAGTAAAAAAGGACTCTCTGTTAGACCAAAGAAGGGAGACGCTTTACTCTTCTGGAGCATGAGGCCTGACGGGTCTCAAGACCCTTCGAGCCAACAtg GTGGTTCTCCAGTCATCAAAGGAAACAAGTGGGCATCAACTAAATGGTTTCGCTTTCatgagtttaaaaataatatatttagctTTTAG
- the LOC104729610 gene encoding probable prolyl 4-hydroxylase 8 gives MAKKPKHHLRHHQPRKSLSMQAFTVLILVIFVILILVCLGILSLPSITNNSSRPMDLTTVVQTIEERESYGDEEDGNGERWLEVISWEPRAFIYHNFLANEECEHLISLAKPSMVKSKVVDVKTGKSKDSRARTSSGTFLKRGHDKVVEDIENRISDFTFIPIENGEGLQVLHYEVGQKYEPHHDYFFDEFNTRKGGQRIATVLMYLSDVEEGGETVFPSAKGNVSDVPWWNELSQCGKTGLSVLPKKRDALLFWSIKPDASLDPSSLHGGCPVIKGNKWSSTKWFHVHEYKA, from the exons atggcgaAGAAACCGAAGCATCATCTCCGTCATCATCAGCCGCGTAAATCTTTATCGATGCAAGCTTTTACAGTTCTCATACTTGTAATTTTCGTCATTCTGATCCTTGTCTGTCTTGGAATACTTTCACTACCGAGCATCACCAATAACTCCTCTAGGCCGATGGATTTGACAACGGTTGTACAAACGATCGAGGAGAG GGAGAGTTatggagacgaagaagacggTAATGGTGAACGCTGGCTTGAAGTTATCTCGTGGGAGCCTAGAGCTTTcatttaccataattttttg GCAAATGAAGAATGTGAGCACTTGATTAGCCTCGCGAAACCTAGTATGGTGAAGTCAAAAGTGGTAGATGTGAAAACCGGAAAGAGCAAAGACAGCAG AGCACGAACCAGTTCAGGAACTTTTCTTAAGAGAGGACATGACAAAGTCGTGGAAGATATTGAGAATAGGATTTCAGATTTCACCTTCATTCCTATAG AAAATGGAGAAGGGCTACAAGTACTCCATTATGAAGTTGGGCAGAAATATGAACCTCACCACGACTACTTCTTTGATGAGTTCAACACCAGGAAAGGAGGGCAAAGAATTGCTACAGTTCTTATGTACCT CTCGGACGTTGAAGAAGGCGGCGAAACAGTTTTCCCATCTGCCAAAGGAAACGTTAGTGATGTCCCATGGTGGAACGAGCTCTCACAGTGTGGCAAAACAGGACTCTCTGTTTTACCAAAGAAGAGAGATGCTTTACTTTTCTGGAGCATCAAGCCTGACGCGTCTCTAGACCCTTCTAGTTTGcatg GTGGTTGTCCAGTGATCAAAGGAAACAAGTGGTCATCAACTAAGTGGTTTCACGTTCACGAGTACAAAGCTTGA